A window of the Zonotrichia leucophrys gambelii isolate GWCS_2022_RI chromosome 18, RI_Zleu_2.0, whole genome shotgun sequence genome harbors these coding sequences:
- the MBTD1 gene encoding MBT domain-containing protein 1 isoform X12 → MFDGYDSCSEDTSSSSSSDESEEEVAPLPSSLPIIKNNGQVYTYPDGKSGMATCEMCGMVGVRDAFYSKTKRFCSVSCSRSYSSNSKKASILARLQVAGKPPTKKAKVLQKQPLVAKLAAYAQYQATLQNQAKTKAAAVPVEGFSWGNYINSNSFTAAPVTCFKHAPMGTCWGDIAEGVRVEVPNTDCSLPTKVFWIAGIVKLAGYNALLRYEGFENDSSLDFWCNICGSDIHPVGWCATSGKPLVPPRSIQHKYTNWKAFLVKRLTGAKTLPPDFSQKVSESMQYPFKTSMRVEVVDKTHLCRTRVAVVDSVVGGRLRLVYEESEDKTDDFWCHMYSPLIHHIGWSRSIGHRFKRSDITKKQDGHFDAPPHLFTKVKEVDAAGEWFKEGMKLEAIDPLNLSAICVATIRKVLADGYLMIGIDGSEAADGSDWFCYHATSPSIFPVGFCEINMIELTPPRGYAKLPFKWFDYLRETDSIAAPVKLFNKEVPNHGFHVGMKLEAVDLMEPRLVCVATVTRIIHRLLRIHFDGWEDEYDQWVDCESPDLYPVGWCQLTGYQLQPPAPQSSRDSQSSSSKQKKKAKSQQYKGHKKMTSLQLKEELLDGEEYSFLQGTSDQESNGSASYYIKQEP, encoded by the exons ATGTTTGACGGTTATGATAGTTGTAGTGaggacaccagcagcagctccagttcAGATGAAAGTGAGGAGGAGGTTGCTCCTTTGCCATCCAGTCTCCCAATTATCAAGAACAACGGGCAAGTTTATACTTATCCAGATGGCAAATCTGGCATGG CTACGTGTGAGATGTGTGGGATGGTTGGTGTCCGAGATGCTTTTTACTCTAAAACCAAGCGCTTCTGCAGTGTGTCGTGCTCCAGAAGCTATTCCTCCAACTCCAAGAAGGCCAGCATTCTGGCCAGGCTTCAGGTAGCG ggtAAACCTCCAACGAAGAAGGCTAAAGTTCTACAAAAACAGCCCTTAGTGGCTAAATTAGCAGCATATGCCCAGTACCAAGCAACTTTACAAAACCAGGCAAAGACAAAAGCAG CAGCTGTCCCTGTGGAAGGTTTCAGCTGGGGTAACTACATCAATAGTAACAGCTTTACAGCAGCTCCTGTTACCTGCTTTAAACAC GCGCCCATGGGGACTTGCTGGGGTGATATTGCAGAAGGAGTGCGAGTGGAGGTTCCAAACACTGACTGCAGCCTACCTACCAAAGTCTTCTGGATAGCTGGAATTGTAAAATTAGCAG GCTACAATGCTCTGCTGAGATATGAAGGATTTGAAAATGATTCGAGTCTTGACTTCTGGTGCAACATTTGTGGCTCTGACATCCACCCAGTTGGTTGGTGTGCAACCAGTGGGAAGCCCTTAGTTCCTCCTCGCA GCATCCAACACAAATACACAAACTGGAAAGCTTTTCTAGTGAAACGACTTACTGGTGCCAAAACACTTCCTCCTGACTTTTCTCAGAAG GTGTCTGAGAGTATGCAGTACCCATTCAAAACTTCCATGAGGGTAGAAGTAGTGGACAAGACGCACCTCTGCCGGACAAGAGTGGCAGTGGTGGACAGTGTTGTTGGGGGCCGCCTGAGATTGGTGTATGAAGAGAGTGAGGACAAAACTGATGACTTCTGGTGCCATATGTACAGCCCACTCATTCATCATATTGGCTGGTCTCGAAGTATAGGACACAGGTTCAAAAGATCTG ATATTACAAAGAAACAGGACGGACATTTTGATGCACCCCCACACTTATTTACGAAG GTCAAAGAGGTTGATGCAGCTGGAGAGTGGTTTAAAGAAGGAATGAAATTGGAAGCTATAGACCCCCTAAACCTTTCAGCAATATGTGTGGCAACTATCAGAAAG GTATTAGCAGATGGCTATCTTATGATTGGGATTGATGGCTCAGAAGCAGCAGATGGGTCTGATTGGTTTTGTTACCATGCCACTTCCCCTTCTATTTTCCCTGTTGGTTTCTGTGAAATTAACATGATTGAACTAACTCCGCCCAGAG GTTATGCAAAACTCCCTTTTAAATGGTTTGACTACCTCAGGGAAACTGACTCAATAGCTGCACCAGTAAAGCTCTTCAATAAG GAAGTTCCAAACCATGGGTTTCATGTTGGCATGAAACTGGAGGCAGTAGATCTGATGGAGCCTCGCCTGGTGTGTGTGGCCACAGTAACGCGCATTATTCACCGCCTTCTGAGGATACACTTTGATGGGTGGGAAGATGAATATGATCAGTGGGTGGATTGTGAATCCCCAGATCTGTACCCTGTGGGATGGTGTCAGCTCACTGGATAccagctccagcctccagcGCCACAAT CATCAAGAGATAGCCAGTCAAGTTCGtccaaacagaagaaaaaagctaAATCACAACAGTACAAAGGACATAAGAAAA
- the MBTD1 gene encoding MBT domain-containing protein 1 isoform X11, translating into MFDGYDSCSEDTSSSSSSDESEEEVAPLPSSLPIIKNNGQVYTYPDGKSGMATCEMCGMVGVRDAFYSKTKRFCSVSCSRSYSSNSKKASILARLQVAGKPPTKKAKVLQKQPLVAKLAAYAQYQATLQNQAKTKAAAVPVEGFSWGNYINSNSFTAAPVTCFKHAPMGTCWGDIAEGVRVEVPNTDCSLPTKVFWIAGIVKLAGYNALLRYEGFENDSSLDFWCNICGSDIHPVGWCATSGKPLVPPRSIQHKYTNWKAFLVKRLTGAKTLPPDFSQKVSESMQYPFKTSMRVEVVDKTHLCRTRVAVVDSVVGGRLRLVYEESEDKTDDFWCHMYSPLIHHIGWSRSIGHRFKRSDITKKQDGHFDAPPHLFTKVKEVDAAGEWFKEGMKLEAIDPLNLSAICVATIRKVLADGYLMIGIDGSEAADGSDWFCYHATSPSIFPVGFCEINMIELTPPRGTGYAKLPFKWFDYLRETDSIAAPVKLFNKEVPNHGFHVGMKLEAVDLMEPRLVCVATVTRIIHRLLRIHFDGWEDEYDQWVDCESPDLYPVGWCQLTGYQLQPPAPQSSRDSQSSSSKQKKKAKSQQYKGHKKMTSLQLKEELLDGEEYSFLQGTSDQESNGSASYYIKQEP; encoded by the exons ATGTTTGACGGTTATGATAGTTGTAGTGaggacaccagcagcagctccagttcAGATGAAAGTGAGGAGGAGGTTGCTCCTTTGCCATCCAGTCTCCCAATTATCAAGAACAACGGGCAAGTTTATACTTATCCAGATGGCAAATCTGGCATGG CTACGTGTGAGATGTGTGGGATGGTTGGTGTCCGAGATGCTTTTTACTCTAAAACCAAGCGCTTCTGCAGTGTGTCGTGCTCCAGAAGCTATTCCTCCAACTCCAAGAAGGCCAGCATTCTGGCCAGGCTTCAGGTAGCG ggtAAACCTCCAACGAAGAAGGCTAAAGTTCTACAAAAACAGCCCTTAGTGGCTAAATTAGCAGCATATGCCCAGTACCAAGCAACTTTACAAAACCAGGCAAAGACAAAAGCAG CAGCTGTCCCTGTGGAAGGTTTCAGCTGGGGTAACTACATCAATAGTAACAGCTTTACAGCAGCTCCTGTTACCTGCTTTAAACAC GCGCCCATGGGGACTTGCTGGGGTGATATTGCAGAAGGAGTGCGAGTGGAGGTTCCAAACACTGACTGCAGCCTACCTACCAAAGTCTTCTGGATAGCTGGAATTGTAAAATTAGCAG GCTACAATGCTCTGCTGAGATATGAAGGATTTGAAAATGATTCGAGTCTTGACTTCTGGTGCAACATTTGTGGCTCTGACATCCACCCAGTTGGTTGGTGTGCAACCAGTGGGAAGCCCTTAGTTCCTCCTCGCA GCATCCAACACAAATACACAAACTGGAAAGCTTTTCTAGTGAAACGACTTACTGGTGCCAAAACACTTCCTCCTGACTTTTCTCAGAAG GTGTCTGAGAGTATGCAGTACCCATTCAAAACTTCCATGAGGGTAGAAGTAGTGGACAAGACGCACCTCTGCCGGACAAGAGTGGCAGTGGTGGACAGTGTTGTTGGGGGCCGCCTGAGATTGGTGTATGAAGAGAGTGAGGACAAAACTGATGACTTCTGGTGCCATATGTACAGCCCACTCATTCATCATATTGGCTGGTCTCGAAGTATAGGACACAGGTTCAAAAGATCTG ATATTACAAAGAAACAGGACGGACATTTTGATGCACCCCCACACTTATTTACGAAG GTCAAAGAGGTTGATGCAGCTGGAGAGTGGTTTAAAGAAGGAATGAAATTGGAAGCTATAGACCCCCTAAACCTTTCAGCAATATGTGTGGCAACTATCAGAAAG GTATTAGCAGATGGCTATCTTATGATTGGGATTGATGGCTCAGAAGCAGCAGATGGGTCTGATTGGTTTTGTTACCATGCCACTTCCCCTTCTATTTTCCCTGTTGGTTTCTGTGAAATTAACATGATTGAACTAACTCCGCCCAGAGGTACAG GTTATGCAAAACTCCCTTTTAAATGGTTTGACTACCTCAGGGAAACTGACTCAATAGCTGCACCAGTAAAGCTCTTCAATAAG GAAGTTCCAAACCATGGGTTTCATGTTGGCATGAAACTGGAGGCAGTAGATCTGATGGAGCCTCGCCTGGTGTGTGTGGCCACAGTAACGCGCATTATTCACCGCCTTCTGAGGATACACTTTGATGGGTGGGAAGATGAATATGATCAGTGGGTGGATTGTGAATCCCCAGATCTGTACCCTGTGGGATGGTGTCAGCTCACTGGATAccagctccagcctccagcGCCACAAT CATCAAGAGATAGCCAGTCAAGTTCGtccaaacagaagaaaaaagctaAATCACAACAGTACAAAGGACATAAGAAAA